The stretch of DNA CCGCAATTGACCATCGCCCCAACTTAATCTTTGCAAAGGGGTCGATTCCCTGCCCAATTTCGGGCTAGCTTCCGGTACACTGGGGGAAAGACAGCCACGACCCTCAAGCCGGGGAGCACATCATGAAGGCACAAACGACCGTGGGGCGGTTCGTAACGGCGATCATTGCGCTCGGTTTCCTCGCTGTGCTTTCAGCCAACGGCGCCGATGGTCATGGCGCCGCACAAACCGCCAGCCTCAACCTTCGCGGCGTCTACTTCGTGCCCAACCACGGCCAGTGGAGTGACAGCGATGTTCTCTACGGTCTGCGCAGCAGAGGCCTGGATGTCGCCTTCCGCGAATCAGCGCTCACAATGCACCTCGCGCGGCAAGTAGGCGAATCTGCGCCCACAAGCCGGGGCAAAGGCTCCGCGCCGCCCCGGATCGACGACGTGAGAGGCGACAGCTCCACCTCTGACGCGCACGAAATCCGGGGCGACGAAGACTCTGCCCCGGCGTGGGAACAGCTCACCCTCACCATCACCTTCCCCGGCTCGAACAACGTGCAGCCCATCGGCGCGCAGCCGCAGAGTGCAAAGTTCAACTACTTCGTCGGCGGGCAAGGTCGCAACACGGCCGCCAACGTGCCATCCTTTGGCGCCGTCATCTACGAAAACCTCTACGACGGCGTTGACCTCCACGTGATGGGCAGCGACGACGGCGTGCTCAAGTACGAGTTCCACTGTGCCCCCGGCGCTGACTACGGACAAATTCGCATCCACTACGACGGCATCGAGTCGCTGTGCATCGATGACTCAGGCAACCTGGTCATCGAAACCGACATGGGAACCCTTCGTGATGATGCGCCGATCGTCTGGCAGAGCTCCGCGGGCGCTCGCACCGAGCTCCCCGCGCACTTCGCGTTGCTCGACAATCACTCCTATCACATCGCCGTCGGCGGCAGAGTCGACCCGCACCGGCCGCTCATCATCGATCCGCAGATCGAATGGTCAATCTACCTGGGCGGCGTCGGCACCGATTACTCGCAAGGCCTCGCGGTCGATGCGCAGGGCAACGCCTACCAGACTGGATGGACGAACTCGACTGACTTCGAAGGAGCCGACAATACGTACCTCGGCGGCAACTGGGATACCTACATCACCAAGGTGAATTCAGGCGGCGATCTGGAGTGGATGACGTACATCGGTGGAACCGGAGCCGAGTTCGGCTACGGCATCGCGACCGATCCGACCGGCAACATCCTCGCCGTCGGCGTCACCAATTCGACCGACTTCGCCGGCCGCATCAACGAGCCGTTCGGTTTCTACGACGCGTTCGTCTTCAAAGTGAGTCCAGACGGCGTGCTTCAGTGGATGCGGTACCTCGGCGGGG from Phycisphaerales bacterium encodes:
- a CDS encoding SBBP repeat-containing protein encodes the protein MKAQTTVGRFVTAIIALGFLAVLSANGADGHGAAQTASLNLRGVYFVPNHGQWSDSDVLYGLRSRGLDVAFRESALTMHLARQVGESAPTSRGKGSAPPRIDDVRGDSSTSDAHEIRGDEDSAPAWEQLTLTITFPGSNNVQPIGAQPQSAKFNYFVGGQGRNTAANVPSFGAVIYENLYDGVDLHVMGSDDGVLKYEFHCAPGADYGQIRIHYDGIESLCIDDSGNLVIETDMGTLRDDAPIVWQSSAGARTELPAHFALLDNHSYHIAVGGRVDPHRPLIIDPQIEWSIYLGGVGTDYSQGLAVDAQGNAYQTGWTNSTDFEGADNTYLGGNWDTYITKVNSGGDLEWMTYIGGTGAEFGYGIATDPTGNILAVGVTNSTDFAGRINEPFGFYDAFVFKVSPDGVLQWMRYLGGAGDEQADGVAVDALGNVLITGETNSTAFDGRDNSFHGGESDAFLVEVAPLGSLTRMLYFGGSDRDGGLGVALDHDDHLLLTGLTASSDFPGRNNTSHPGLDVYVIRASRTGQTEWMTYLGGTNNDTGYALVAGEDGSLFVSAMTESDDFEGASNPYYGGERDALTIKLSPQGAFRWALHVGGTGRERGRGIVLDREGGIYMTGGTTSLDYSGAINAHHGGEYDAWITRVTPQGTLDWMMYVGGSGDDWGRGLVLFDSTHLVLGGITTSPDLEARKNAFHGELVRDSFVAAIRLERHPILTVDATCPSGGPIHISWIDATPGQQVALIFAAETGAFRVPQGNPCAGTELGLGASRIRLAWRGGAGPDGSRTLDANTGPEACGGYLQLLDLDSCATSNVAQLN